The DNA window GGCGACTATCTCCATCGGCATGCGTTCGCAAGCGGCATGCAGTTGGAGTCACAGAACGTGGCGAGCAACGCCGTCGCCTTCGCAAGCGAACAGCTCCTCTATACCAATCCCATCGCGGTACCGATCTGGCTTGCAGGCGTCGCGGGGCTCGCGTTCTGGAAACCTCTGCGTTCGGCTCGATTCGTTGCGATCGCGTATGCGATATTGCTGCTGATCGCCGCGCTCACCGCGGCGAAAGGCTACTACATCATCGGAATCTACGCGTCGCTGCTCGCGGCCGGCTCGGTGGCCGTGGAACGCGCCGTGGCGGCTCGCCCCGCGCTGCGCGTCGCAGTCCTCGCCGCATTTGCGATCCTGACGCTGCCCTTCGTGCCGCTCTCGCTGCCCGTGCTTCCCATCGACACGTTCATCGCCTATTCGCGCGTCCTCGGGCTGACCGGTCGCGACGCCACGCCGCCGCATCTCATTCAACCCGTCTATGCCGAGGAGTTCGGCTGGGAAGAACTCACGAGGCGGGTGGCGGCAGTCTATGCCGAGTTGCCGCCGAAGGTTCGCGCGCACACCGGCATCTTCGCAGATACGTATGCCGACGCGAGCGCGCTCAATCTGTACGGCGCGCGCTACGGCCTGCCGGCGGCGATTAGCGGTCAGAATACGTATTGGCTCTGGGGGACCGGCGGCTACGACGGTTCGTCGATGATCGCGGTCGGCGCGACGCAGCAAGCGCTGCTGCGCGGCGTGTTCCGTCGCGTCAAGCTCGTCACGACGTACGGCAATCCGTACAAATGGATCGTCGAAGGCCCGGCACCGATCTTTTACTGCAGCGATCCGATCGCTCCGCTCGACGCGCTTTGGCCTCGGTTCAAGTGGTACGGGGCGTAGCGAGTCGCGTTTTAGTCCGGCGCCGGCAGGATCGCCTCGCTGCCGTTGACGCTTCCCGCGCAAAGATCGACGACCGCACGAGCGACTTCCTCCGGCGTGACGATGCGCCCGCCGGGATTGCTCGACGCGAGGCGTTCGCGCGCGGCGGCCGGCGTGCTCCCCGTCTTCGTCACGATCGTCTCGACGGCGCGCTGCATCATCTCGGTTTGGGTGTATCCGGGACAGATCGCGTTGACCGTGATCCCCGTTCCCGCGAACTCGGCCGCCAGCGCCCGCGTTAGCCCGACGACGCCGTGTTTGCTCGCGCAATACGCGGCGATGTACGGCGCGCCGAACAGACCGGCAATGCTCGCAACGTTGACGACGCGCCCCCAGTTCGCCGCTTGCATATCGGCGATCGCGGCCTGCGTTGCCAAAAACGTTCCCGTTAGGTTCGTCGCGATCGTGCGGTCCCAGAGCGAACGGCTGGTGCGTCCGAAGGACGCCGACTCCGCGATGCCGGCGTTATTGACGAGAATCGCGATCGGCCCGTTGACCGCTCGGCACGCCGCAAACGCTTCTGCAATCTCGGCCTCGACCGTGATATCGGCCCGCGCGCGATAGAACGAATCTTGCAGGCCAAGAACGCTGCGGCCGACGATGCTCACGCGCGCGCCTTCGGCGGCAAGCGCGTTCGCAACGGCGAGACCGATGCCGCGACCGCCCCCGGTCACGAGCGCGTGTTTACCTTCGATCGCGCTCATATCGCGGCGTTGATTTCGGCCGCCCGCGCGAGGTTTCGCTCGAGTTGCGATTTGCCCGGAAGATACTGCACGGGCCAGTCCATCGCGTGATATCCAAGCTGCGCGGCGGCGTGAAGCGTCCAATAGGGATCGGCAAGATGCGGTCGCCCGAGCGCGCAGAGGTCGGCGCGACCGGCGGCGACGATGCTGTTAACGTGGTCGGGCTCGTAGATATTGCCGACCGCCATCGTCGCGATGCCGACCTCGTTGCGAATGCGGTCGGCGTACGGCGTCTGCCACATGCGTCCGAAGACCGGTGCCGCATCGCGCGACGTCTGGCCCGTCGAGACGTCGATCAGATCGGCGCCTTCAGCCTTAAAGGCGCGCGCGATCTCGATCGCATCGTCGGCGTCGATGCCGCCGTCGACCCAATCGGTCGCCGAGATCCGCACCGACATCGGCCGCTGCGCCGGCCAAACGGCGCGCATCGCGCGAAAGACTTCGAGCGGATAGCGCAGGCGGTTGGCGAGCGTTCCGCCATACTCGTCGGTACGGTGATTTTGCAGCGGCGTGATGAAACTCGAAAGCAGATAGCCGTGCGCGCAATGCAGTTCGACCATATCGAACCCGGCCTCGATCGCCATGCGCGTCGCGCGTACGAACTGCTCGCGAATCTCGTCCATCTCCGCGCGCTCGAGTTCGCGGGGCGTTTGGTTCGCCGGCCCGTACGGCACCGCCGAAGCGCTGACGACCGGCCAATTGCCCTCGGCGAGCGGCTCGTCCTGACCCTCCCACATCAGCTTGGTGGAACCCTTAGCGCCCGAGTGTCCGAGCTGTAAACAGATCTTCGCCGGCGTCCATTGGTGCACGTACGTCACGATCCGTTTCCAGCCGTCGACGTGCTCCGGAGCGTACATGCCCGTACAGCCCGGGGTGATCCGCCCCTCGGGTGAAACGCACGTCATCTCGGTATAGACCAGGCCCGCGCCGCCGGTTGCGCGACTACCGAGATGCACGAGGTGGAGGTCGTTGGGAATACCGTCGACCGCGCTGTACATATCCATGGGCGATACGACAACGCGGTTGCGGACTTCGAGGTCGCGCAAACGGAAGGCCGTAAGCATGGGCGGGACCGGGTCGGATCCCCGTGCCAGCCAGCGTTCGATCCGTTCGACGTACTCCTTATCGCGCGCGCGAAGGTTTTCGTGACTGATCCGCTGGCTGCGCGTGAGCAGGCTGTAGGCGAACTGCTCGGGGGGGAGCCCCGCGTACCGCTCCACGTTTTCAAACCACTCGGTCGAGTTACGCGCGGCGTTCTGCAGCCGCAGGACCTCGATGCGCCGCTCGGCCTCGTAGCGGGCAAGCGCCTCCGGCAGCGTCGGTTCCTCAAGGATGGCCCGCTGCAGCCCGATCGCGTCTTCGAGCGCGAGCTTGGTCCCCGAACCGACCGAGAAGTGCGCCGTGTGAGCCGCATCGCCGACGAGCACGACGTTTCCATCGACCCACGACTGGTTGCTCACGCGCGTGAAGTTCACCCAATCGCGGCCCTGCAGATGCGGGCTGTTCGCCATGAGCGCGTGGCCGTGCAGGTACTTCGCGAAGAGACGCTCGCAAAACGCAATCGTTTCCGCGGTGCCGGCGCGATCTAGACCGTGCGCGAGCCAGGTTTCTTCGCGGCACTCCACGATGAACGTGCACGTCTGCGCGTCGAAACGGTAGGCGTGCACGGCGAACCAGCCGTGTTCGGTTCGTTCGAAAATAAACGTGAACGCGTCGAGCGGCAGCGTCGTTCCGAGCCAAACGAAGCGGCACTTGCGCCGATCCAGGTCGGGCCCGAACGCCCGCGCGCGCTGCGATCGGATTCGACTGTTGATTCCGTCGGAGGCGACGATCACGTCGGCGTCGCCGTACGCGGCCAGATCCTCGACGTCGCGCTCGAACTCCAGCTCCACGCCCACCGCTTCGGCGCGCCGCTGAAGGATGTTCAGCAGCCGTTTGCGGGCGATTCCGCTAAAGCCGTGGCCGCCGGAGCGCATGCGGTTGCCTTTGAAGAATATCTCGATATCGTCCCAATGCGCGAAGCTCGCCACGATCTCGTCGTGCGTGACCCGATCGGCCGCCCGCAGATTACCGAGCGTTTGATCCGAAAAGACGACGCCCCAACCAAACGTGTCGTACGGCCGGTTGCGCTCGACGACGCGAATCTGCGTATCGGGGCGCGCGCCTTTCATTAGCAGCGCGAAGTACAGGCCGGCGGGGCCGCCCCCGATACAAACGATCTTCACGGTGCGCGGCCTAGCGTTTGCGAGCCACGGTCAATCCGTCGCCGATCGGCAGCATGCTCGCATCGACGCGTTCGTCGCGACCGATCTTCGCGTTGAGCGCCTGGAGCGCGAGCGAATCCGCATCGTCGGGCGACGGATGCGCGACCTCGCCGCCCCAAAATACGTTATCGATCGCGATGAGACCGTTGGGATGAAGCAGCGCTAGGGCTCGCTCGTAATACGCATCGTAGCCGACCTTGTCCGCATCGATATAGCAGAAGTGAAAACTCTCGGCGTCGCCGTCGGCGAGCAGACGGTCCAACGTGTGGACGGCCGGAGCCAGACGCAAGTCGATCTTCGCCGCAACGCCGGCGCGCTCCCAATAGGGTTTGGCAATCGACGTATACTCTTCGCTGACGTCGCAGGCGACCAGATGGCCGTCCTCCGGCAGCGCCAACGCCATGCCCAGCGCACTGTAGCCGGTAAAGACGCCGACTTCCAAAACGCGCTTCGCACCGGTGAGGCGGATGAGCATCTGCATGAACTGCACTTGATCGGGGCTGCTCTGCATGTTCGCGTTCGGCAGCAGCGCGGTCGCGCCGCGCAACTCGCGCTGCACCGGCAGTTCGCGCAGCGAAACGTCGAGTACGTACTGGTAAAACTCCGGGGGCAACCCAAAGGCCGTCCGACTCATTGCTGTGCATCCTCGAGAAGCGCGTAGGGGTTCATGACCTGCCTATACTAGTTAACGGGGATGATTCCATTGCGTCCTTCAGCCAAGGCCGCGCGGATCGCGCTGGCGGTTGTCCCGGCGATCATGCTGACGCTCGCGGTTCCGTTTGCGAACCGCGTGGAACCGCGCATCGCGGGCGTCCCGTTCTTGCTTGCCTGGATCACGTTTTGGGTCGCGATCACGCCGCTCTTCCTCTTCACGATCTACCGGCTGGAGGGACGCCGTTGAGCCCGCCGGGCCAGGCGCTTACGATCGTCGCCGCGATCGTGCTCGGCACGATCGTTTTCGCACTTTTCAGCGTGCGGCGGATCAAGATGGATCCGCAGCAGTATCTGGTCGGCGGCCGCTCCTTCGGATCGCTGTTTTTGTGGATACTGCTCGCCGGCGAAGTCTACACCAGTTTCACGTTCCTCGGCGCGGCCGGCTGGGCGTACGGCCGGGGCGCCCCAGCGTTTTACATTCTGGCGTACGGCACGATCGGTTACACGATCGGCTACTTCTTTTTGCCGGCGGTTTGGAAGATCGGCAAAGATCGCGGACTGCTGACCTTCCCCGACTTCTTTCTCGATCGCTACGGCAGTAAGCCGTTAGCCATCGGCATCGCGATCCTGCAATTCTTCCTGGTGGTGCCGTACGTAACGCTCCAGCTTTCGGGCCTGCAAACGCTGCTCTCGATCGCCGGCTACGGCCGCTACAACGCGACGGTCGCCGTCGGCTGCTCGTTCATCTTGATCGCGCTCTTCGTCTTTACCGCCGGCCTGCGCGGTACCGCTTGGGCGAGCATCGTGAAAGATGCGTTCGTACTCGGCGCGGTGATCTTCGCCGGTATCTTCTTACCGATCCACTTTTTCGGCTCGCCGGCAGCGATGTTCGACAAAGTCCTTGCGGCCCAACCGCATTGGTTCACGCTCGCGCCCGGGGCGTCGAATCAGGGCGTCGTGTGGTACATCTCCACGGTACTGCTCACGAGCATCGGCTTCTACATGGGCCCGCATACGATCAACGCCGTCTTTTCGGCCAAAGACGGCGACGCACTGCGGCGCAACGCCATCTTCTTGCCGCTCTATCAACTCGTGCTGCTGCTGGTCTTCTTCGCCGGCTTCTCCGCACTCGTACTCGTACCCGGCCTCAAGAACGTCGATCAATCGTTCATGATCGTCGTGCAGCGCTACTATCCCGCATGGGTACTCGGCCTCGTCGCGGGAGCCGGCTGTTTAGCGGCGTTATTACCCGCGTCGGCGCTCTTACTCGGAGCCGCCGGCGTCTTCGCCAAGAACGTCCTCGGCGACGGATTGAACGTCGCGACGAGCGACGCCGCCCGCACCCTGGCAACGCGCATCATGGTCATCGTCATCGCCGCCATGTCGCTGATCTTCTGGATCTTCTACAACCAAACGCTCGTGCAGCTTTTGCTCTACTACTACAACGGCGTAACGCAATTCATGCCCGGGTTCGTCTTCGCCCTTATCTGGCGCCGCGCAAACGCCTGGGCGGTCGGCTCGGGAATCGTCGCGGGCGAAATCGTCGTCGCCTATCTCGTTGCGAACCCCGCGATTCCGACCTGGGGTATCAACCCGGGCTTCTTCGCCTTGGCGGTAAATGTGGCGGTTTGTGTGGGGGTGGCTCTGCTGCGGCCTCGGGTTAGGGTCTTGCCAACGCCCGTTTAGCGGTGCGGGGGCGTTGCGGCGGGACGCCCACTTTTTCGCATCCTGCGAAAAAGCTGCTCGCTGAGTCGTCGCTCCCGCCATCCTGGCTCCGCTCCGACCTCAGACGCCCGCCGCAACACCCCCGCACCGCTAAACGGGCTCGGTATGAATTGAAAATCGGCTCTTGCGAGAGCGATTTTGGAATTTGCTATGGTGGGTTTGGGTAATGGGGTTTTTGGCGAATCGCAATTTTATTTTTTTTATGTTGGTTGGCGGGCCGCCGATCGTCGTGTGTGCGCGGGGAAAGAGGGACTGATGCGCGTGTTTCATCGCGCGCACGCGACGCGTGCCTTGGCTGGAACTCGCTGGCGCGTTTGGTGGCGTAGCGCTGGTTCGGCGGGCGTCTGAGGTCGGAGCGGAGCCAGGATGGCGAGAGCGACGACTCAGCGAGTAGCTTTTTCGCACGATGCGAAAAAGCGGACGTCCCGCCAAACCAACGCTACGCCGCCAAACGCGCCGGCCAGCTCACCGCGAACCAGGCCGAGTAGCGAAGCAATCCCGACAATACACCGGCTTATCGCCGCGGGGTTGGAACGGAACCTCCGCCACGCCCCCGCACTGGCTACACGTCGCCTGGAACATCTCGCGCGTGCGGGCACCGCCGCCGCCCGCTCCTCCGCCGCTCTGCGAGCGCATCGCTTTGCGCGCTTGGCGGCAGTCGGGACAGCGGTTGGGTTTGTTCGCAAAGCCTTTGGTTGCGTAGAATTCTTGCTCCCCGGCGGTAAAGGCAAATTCGCGGCCGCAATCCACGCAGTTCAACATTTCATCGACGTACACTAAACCAGACTCCTTAACATACCAACGGTTGGTGAGATAGCGAGGGTGTTATCGTGCGACCCGTTTACCGCGCAATGCCGCGCCGAACGCTTCTTCAAAGAAAAAGAGCGGGCCGATCAAGAGGTAGGTGAGGTTAGTCAAAAACTTCGGCTTGTTTCCTTCGAAGCGATGACCGACGAGTTGGAACGCCCATCCGGCGATAAACGCCGTCAGGCAGAGTTCCCATCGCAACGGCAGATAGAGCGCGATCGCATAAAGCGCGCCAAAGACCACCGTAGAAATGAGGGCGCCGCGCGCGTCGAGCGCGAGGTAGTAGAGTAAGACTCCGGCCGCGGCGACGATCGCCAGATCGATGGGGCCGAGCCGCACGAGCGAGAGCAGACCGAGAATTCCCAGGACGATGAGCGGAATTCCGACCGCGTGACACGCTCGATTCCGGCTATCTCGATGATAGCCGGCGTACTCTGAAAATAGCGTGGCTTTGGTCACTCTGCACTCCCCGGATCGTGCCTGCTATTGCGCCTCATCCGACAAAAGTACCTGCTTCGGGAGCGCTCGCCGCTCGCGCGTCGAAGGGGCGACTATGACGGCATTGATCGAAGTACCCGAGCGGCTCGTGGCCGAGGTCGTGGCGACCCGGCGAGACTTGCACCGCCATCCGGAACTCGGTTTTGAAGAGCAGCGGACGGCTGCGATCGTCGCCGACCGGCTACGTGCGCTCGGCTACGAGGTGCATGCGAACATCGCAACGACCGGTGTGGTCGGCGTGTTGCGCGGCGCGAAAGCGGGGCGCACGATCATGCTGCGCGCCGACATGGACGCGCTGCCGATCCTCGAGGAGAACCGGCACGCGTATCGTTCGACGATCGACGGCAAAATGCACGCCTGCGGGCACGACGGTCACGTTGCGATTCTGCTCGGCGCCGCCGCGCTGATCGCCGATCGTAAAGACGAACTCGCGGGGACCGTTTGTCTGGTCTTCCAGCCGGCCGAAGAAGGCCGCGGCGGTGCGAAAGTGATGATCGACGAAGGCGTGATCGAACGTTTCGGCATC is part of the Candidatus Baltobacteraceae bacterium genome and encodes:
- a CDS encoding glycosyltransferase family 39 protein, with the protein product MIGRALGAIAFAVHMATIWRYGYFRDELYFIACSKHLAWSYVDQPPLVAFAAWLASPLGYALPALRLLPAVAAALTVWLACAMTRELGGGRFAQLLAGISTLLLPAYLLLGNTLTTTSFEGFAWTLLVYLLLRLARGADSRLWLGAGAAAAFGLYGKYSMALLLVALAIGIACTRERRIFTTWWFPAGLLLGGIAIAPSAAWQYAHGFPQLAVLHGDYLHRHAFASGMQLESQNVASNAVAFASEQLLYTNPIAVPIWLAGVAGLAFWKPLRSARFVAIAYAILLLIAALTAAKGYYIIGIYASLLAAGSVAVERAVAARPALRVAVLAAFAILTLPFVPLSLPVLPIDTFIAYSRVLGLTGRDATPPHLIQPVYAEEFGWEELTRRVAAVYAELPPKVRAHTGIFADTYADASALNLYGARYGLPAAISGQNTYWLWGTGGYDGSSMIAVGATQQALLRGVFRRVKLVTTYGNPYKWIVEGPAPIFYCSDPIAPLDALWPRFKWYGA
- a CDS encoding Mpo1-like protein is translated as MTKATLFSEYAGYHRDSRNRACHAVGIPLIVLGILGLLSLVRLGPIDLAIVAAAGVLLYYLALDARGALISTVVFGALYAIALYLPLRWELCLTAFIAGWAFQLVGHRFEGNKPKFLTNLTYLLIGPLFFFEEAFGAALRGKRVAR
- a CDS encoding DUF3311 domain-containing protein translates to MRPSAKAARIALAVVPAIMLTLAVPFANRVEPRIAGVPFLLAWITFWVAITPLFLFTIYRLEGRR
- a CDS encoding class I SAM-dependent methyltransferase, which translates into the protein MSRTAFGLPPEFYQYVLDVSLRELPVQRELRGATALLPNANMQSSPDQVQFMQMLIRLTGAKRVLEVGVFTGYSALGMALALPEDGHLVACDVSEEYTSIAKPYWERAGVAAKIDLRLAPAVHTLDRLLADGDAESFHFCYIDADKVGYDAYYERALALLHPNGLIAIDNVFWGGEVAHPSPDDADSLALQALNAKIGRDERVDASMLPIGDGLTVARKR
- a CDS encoding bifunctional salicylyl-CoA 5-hydroxylase/oxidoreductase yields the protein MKIVCIGGGPAGLYFALLMKGARPDTQIRVVERNRPYDTFGWGVVFSDQTLGNLRAADRVTHDEIVASFAHWDDIEIFFKGNRMRSGGHGFSGIARKRLLNILQRRAEAVGVELEFERDVEDLAAYGDADVIVASDGINSRIRSQRARAFGPDLDRRKCRFVWLGTTLPLDAFTFIFERTEHGWFAVHAYRFDAQTCTFIVECREETWLAHGLDRAGTAETIAFCERLFAKYLHGHALMANSPHLQGRDWVNFTRVSNQSWVDGNVVLVGDAAHTAHFSVGSGTKLALEDAIGLQRAILEEPTLPEALARYEAERRIEVLRLQNAARNSTEWFENVERYAGLPPEQFAYSLLTRSQRISHENLRARDKEYVERIERWLARGSDPVPPMLTAFRLRDLEVRNRVVVSPMDMYSAVDGIPNDLHLVHLGSRATGGAGLVYTEMTCVSPEGRITPGCTGMYAPEHVDGWKRIVTYVHQWTPAKICLQLGHSGAKGSTKLMWEGQDEPLAEGNWPVVSASAVPYGPANQTPRELERAEMDEIREQFVRATRMAIEAGFDMVELHCAHGYLLSSFITPLQNHRTDEYGGTLANRLRYPLEVFRAMRAVWPAQRPMSVRISATDWVDGGIDADDAIEIARAFKAEGADLIDVSTGQTSRDAAPVFGRMWQTPYADRIRNEVGIATMAVGNIYEPDHVNSIVAAGRADLCALGRPHLADPYWTLHAAAQLGYHAMDWPVQYLPGKSQLERNLARAAEINAAI
- a CDS encoding sodium:solute symporter family protein, which translates into the protein MSPPGQALTIVAAIVLGTIVFALFSVRRIKMDPQQYLVGGRSFGSLFLWILLAGEVYTSFTFLGAAGWAYGRGAPAFYILAYGTIGYTIGYFFLPAVWKIGKDRGLLTFPDFFLDRYGSKPLAIGIAILQFFLVVPYVTLQLSGLQTLLSIAGYGRYNATVAVGCSFILIALFVFTAGLRGTAWASIVKDAFVLGAVIFAGIFLPIHFFGSPAAMFDKVLAAQPHWFTLAPGASNQGVVWYISTVLLTSIGFYMGPHTINAVFSAKDGDALRRNAIFLPLYQLVLLLVFFAGFSALVLVPGLKNVDQSFMIVVQRYYPAWVLGLVAGAGCLAALLPASALLLGAAGVFAKNVLGDGLNVATSDAARTLATRIMVIVIAAMSLIFWIFYNQTLVQLLLYYYNGVTQFMPGFVFALIWRRANAWAVGSGIVAGEIVVAYLVANPAIPTWGINPGFFALAVNVAVCVGVALLRPRVRVLPTPV
- a CDS encoding SDR family oxidoreductase; its protein translation is MSAIEGKHALVTGGGRGIGLAVANALAAEGARVSIVGRSVLGLQDSFYRARADITVEAEIAEAFAACRAVNGPIAILVNNAGIAESASFGRTSRSLWDRTIATNLTGTFLATQAAIADMQAANWGRVVNVASIAGLFGAPYIAAYCASKHGVVGLTRALAAEFAGTGITVNAICPGYTQTEMMQRAVETIVTKTGSTPAAARERLASSNPGGRIVTPEEVARAVVDLCAGSVNGSEAILPAPD
- a CDS encoding zinc-ribbon domain containing protein — its product is MYVDEMLNCVDCGREFAFTAGEQEFYATKGFANKPNRCPDCRQARKAMRSQSGGGAGGGGARTREMFQATCSQCGGVAEVPFQPRGDKPVYCRDCFATRPGSR